From Polynucleobacter sp. MWH-P3-07-1:
CACACACTCTTGATCTTGGATGGCAATACTGGTCAGAATGGTTTAAATCAAGTCAGGGCCTTTCATGACGCTCTAGGGCTCACCGGCCTGATTGTTAGCAAACTCGATGGAACTGCCAAAGGCGGGGTCATTTGCGCCCTTGCTCACACCTTTGAAAGCGGCTCCAAACCAGTAGTTCTCGGGCTGGGCAAAGGCGAGGGAATTGAGGATCTAATCCCCTTTACTGCCTCTCAATATTCAGCAGAATTATTCAATTAAATCATCAGCTTACGTAAATAAAAATACATTAGCACTCCCTTGACAAGAGTGCTAAAATAGGCCTACTGAACTACTCAAATAACCAAATAAAAATGGTCGAAAAGAAAGCTTACAAGCCAACTACTCGCGCTGCATCTGCCGTCCTAGCGGCATCGCAGCCTGGTGGTGCTATGGCCTTTCCTACCATGCCATCCCTTGGGGTCGGCACTTTAGATGCCTATATTGCTTACGTCAATCGCGTGCCGATGCTAAGTGCTGCGGAAGAATTGCATCTAGCGCAAGAGTTTCGTCGCACTGAAAATGTTGATGCTGCGAGAACTTTAGTGCTCTCCCACCTTCGCTTAGTGGTGTCGGTTGCGCGTCAATATTTAGGCTACGGCATTCCACATGCAGACTTGATTCAAGAAGGCAATGTGGGTCTCATGAAGGCCGTCAAACGCTACGATCCTAGCCAAGGAGCACGCTTAGTGTCTTATGCAATTCATTGGATTAAAGCGGAGATTCATGAGTACATTCTCAAGAATTGGCGCTTAGTCAAAGTAGCAACGACCAAAGCACAACGCAAACTGTTTTTTAATTTACGCAGCAACAAGCCCACTCTAGCGACACTCAAACCCAGTGAAGTAGATGCTCTGGCAAAAGCACTTGATGTAAGCGGTGAAGACGTAAAAGAAATGGAAATGCGACTTGCCGGTGGCGACATTACCTTAGAAGGCGATGATCGTGATGAAGACTCTGCTTATGCACCAATTCAATGGTTAGCAGATTCAAGTCAAGAGCCCACTGCCATGCTCGCAGCTGCAGAGACAGACAATCTTCAAGGCCCTCAATTAGATAAAGCATTAATGTCCCTCGACGAGCGCAGCCGCAATATTGTGCAATCTCGTTGGTTGGCTATGGATGCCGATGGTCATGGTACTAAAACCCTACATGACCTTGCAGCAGAGTATGGAATTTCTGCTGAGCGCGTGAGACAGATCGAAACATCTGCTCTCAAAAAGATGCGTGCGCTACTCCAAGCGCAAGCCGCTTAAGCCCAACTATTTACTTCAGCAGTTCTTTCAAGTCATGCGCCAAGGTCTCTGGACCTTGTGCGTGCTTGATGTAAAGACGTAGATGACCATTCTGGTCAAAGGCGTAACTTCCAGCAGTGTGATCGATTGTGTAAGACCCTGGGGATAAGCCAGGCACCTTCTTGTAGTAAATCTTAAAATCCTTAGTGACTTTTTCAAGAGCAGCATCGTCAGCAGGACGTAAGCCCATAAAACGCTGATCAAATGACGGGACATATTGCCGCAAAATCGCTGCCGTATCACGCTCAGGGTCAACGGTCACAAACAATACCTGCACCTTATCCGCTTGAGGGCCGAGTAGCATCATTGCTTGTTGCATTTCGGTTAAGGTAGTTGGACAAACATCAGGACATTGTGTGTAGCCAAAGAACATGATGACAACTTTACCTTTGAAGTCCGCTAAGGTTCTGGTTTTGCCGTCCACATCAAGCAGACTAAAATCATTACCGAAGCCACTGGCTCCGGTAATGTCAATATTCTTAAACTCAGGCTTAGCGCTACATGCCAACAGGGCCAGAGTGATCAAAGCCATTACAAGGGAGCGGATAGAAAAGCGCTTCATCTTAAATAAAGTAATGGTCAATTAATAAGGCAGCAAACAAAAGCGATAAATAGGTGATCGAAAAACGAAACGTTTTCTTTGCTAAGGCATCGCTATAAGAAACAAATAAGGCAATTACGTAAGCTAAGAAAATCAATCCCAATACGAGGGCTGAGATCAAATACACCAAACCACTCATGCCGTAGATATAGGGTAATAAGGTAGCTGCAATCAATATCAAGGTGTACAACAAAATATTGAGCAGCGTAAAACGCTCACCATGGGTTACGGGTAGCATGGGTAGGCCTGATTGCACATAATCATCACGACGATATAGAGCCAAAGCCCAAAAGTGTGGGGGCGTCCATACAAAAATAATTAATACCAATAGCCAGGCCTCAGCCGGCACAGAATTCGTTACCGCAGCCCAACCCAAAGCAGGTGGCATCGCACCTGAGAGGCCACCGATCACGATGTTCTGAGGGGTGGCAGGCTTAAGCAACCAGGTATAGATCACTGCATAGCCTACAAAAGTAGCTACAGTGAGCCACATGGTTAATGGGTTTGTGAAATTCCACAAAACGAACATGCCGAGCGCACCCAGCACAATCGAAAAGATGGCGATATGGAATGGAGCAATTTCGCCGGTAGCGGAGGGGCGCCAAGCAGTTCGCTTCATCTTGGCATCAACCGCCTGCTCAATCAAACAATTCATTGCAAATGCAGCACCTGCTAATAACCAAATGCCGACGATACCCCCAATCAAGATATGAGTAGGGACCATACCCGGTGTAGCCAAGAACATTCCAATCACGGCACAAAAGACAGCCAACTGTGTCACGCGAGGCTTTGTTAGCACCCAAAATTGGCGCCAACGAGGCAGCTGTTCAACAGAATGAGTATGTGGAGTATTCATGATCGCTTTGGCATCTTAATCTGAATTGCTGTTTTCCATGAAGCCCAGCCACTCAGTCTGACCAAACAAAAGACCAAACCAGCAGCGCCTGCAGTGTGCAGGAGTGCAGCAATTAGAGGCCATTGAAAGACGACATTAGAAATTCCAGTCACCAGTTGCAACAATAAAAGGCCTATTAATAGGCTGCCTAGTCGATAGAGCTCGGGTTGAGCAGTCTTGCTTACACTGTGTGCACTCAGACCCAATGTAGCTAAAGCCAGAATCGCAACCATAGCGAACAAACGGTGCGCCCAATGAATGGTTTGTAATGCTTCAGGAGAAATGTAATCCCCGATTGCATTCTTACCCAATTCTCTCCAGAACGTAAAGCCTTCATGCCATTGAGTATCAGGCCACCATGCACCATTGCAAAGCGGAAAATCTGGACAAGCCAATACTGCGTAATTGGTACTGACCCACGCGCCTAAAAAAATTTGCATCGCTAGAAAAATGAGGGCCAGACTCACAAGCCATGCAGAGAGTGGCTTCTGTCTTAGAGGCACAACGACTGAGGATGGTCTTGACCAATTCTGCTGTGCATACAGGGTCAGACAAGCGAGCAGACATAGAGCCAGCATCAGATGTGTACTCACGATAATCGGCTGAAGTTTAAGAGTCACGGTCCATGCTCCAAAAGCACCCTGAATACAAACCAGCACCAATAAGCCTAGGCTAGCAATCAAGGGCCACTTACCAAAAGATTTCAGTTTGGTCCAGGCTAGGATCACTTGAACAATAATTAAAGTACCGACCGTCATCGCTAGATAGCGATGAATCATTTCAATCCACGCTTTAAGCAGGGTAACTGGACCTGATGGCATGGAGGCCTCAGCCAGCTGGATATCTCCGAGAGCATGCCAGGGATTAGAACTTCCATAACACCCTGGCCAGTCGGGACAGCCTAAACCAGAATCACTTAAGCGAGTGAAGGCACCAAAAATAATTAAATCAAACGTCATAAAGACCAAAAGCCAATTTAGCTTCTGAAAAAATGAATAGCCAGGCTTTTTCCAAAGATAAGCTACAGGAATGCCAGCAAAGATGAGGGCAATCACTGCAAGCTCAGAGAATAAAGCTAAAGTGGGCATTACTGACTTTCGCCCTTATGGTTTAAGCGCAGTAATTTTTCTAAATCTTTTTTGATACTACCGAATTCTTTTGGTGAATTCGTTACAGGGAAGTACATCATCTTTTGAGCACTTGGATCAATCAACTGAATGGCTTGACCAGCGCCCTGCGCATTCAGCCAATCATTAAATTGCGCCCTGAGCTTCGGATCCGCAGGTAAATTCACCACGCTAAAACCCGCTACCTCGTGGTCATAGGCTTTGGCAATCTCAGGATCAATTGGCTTACCATCCGTATTGACCCACAGTAGTTGCACTCGACCCCCTTCTCGACCCACACCAACTCGCAACTGTCGCATTAAATATAAGCCCTCAACACAGGATGCATTTTGCGCTGTGCACTCTGCGGCAGGGCGTGCGATTAACATAGTCCACTTTCCACTAAGCGGTACATCAAACCATGCCGGATTGGTATCTTGCACTGGCTGCACTAAAGTGCCGAAATTGGTCTTACCACCCTCTGGCTTAAATACGTAATACGCTAAATAGGATGCAATGACTGGTGCAGCACAGGCAAGCAATAAGAGCAACATTTGTAGACGCCCACGACGAGTCCGCGCATCAATTGCTGCACCGTCTGACTGTGCAGAAGGAATTAATAGCTCTTCTTTACTCACTCATACCCCCAGATAACTTTCGGTATTGTCGGATACCCGAAATCAACCAAAACAAGAATGCGCATACTGCCAAAGCAAACCACTGAAAGGCATAAGCATAATGGCGATCTACCCCTGTTGTCAGTGGGGCCCATTGTCTCAGCAAACCATCTGCCTGCCCATGCTCGATCTCACGCAAAATAAAAGGACTTTGGCTCCAGCCATGGCTCTTGGCCTCCTGCTCAAGATCTAGATTTTGTTGAATCCTGGGTTGAATAGATTGATCAGAATTACTAATCCCAAATTGATAGACCCTGCCTGGATTAGCAAATACGACTCCCTCTACTGAAACAGGTTTACCAGGTGTAGCCACAGAAGGAAGCTTGAGTCGATCTAAACCATTGCGGGGAGCCCAGCCCCGATTTATCCAAAGAATCCGTCCACTATCCAGCCTTAATGGCATCAAGACATAAAACCCAGCCTGAGCCGCCTCTCCGTCTTTAGGGGCCGGCTGTGGACGGTTATCCAGCCAAATTGCCTCCTCTAGAATAAAAATACCTTGCGCAACCATGCGTCGCTGATTGGTCTCAGCCAAAGTCCAGTCTTGCGCGCCCGCCTGTAGCGCTGGCATGGCTTGCTTGGCGACTAAGTTGGCAGCGAGCATAATCTTTTCATTGGCTCTGCGTAACTGCCAAAAGCCTGCACTGCTGCAAATGATGATCGTGATTAAGGCTGCTAAAGTAGCAACTATGCGCTTAGTAACGAGGCTAGAAAAAATATTCAATTGAGGATGTTGAAATGAAGTGGATTATTCCCATCGTACTGCTAATGATCGTTGGAAGCTTGGGCTCAGCCCTGTATTACATGATGAAAGGTAAAGGCTCTAGCCCAAAAATGGTGTATTCCTTAATGTTCCGTATTGGGTTATCACTGCTGCTATTCATCGGTATTTTGCTTGCGTATTACTTTGGACTTATACAGCCTACCGGCATCCGCGTTGGCGGCAACTAAAGAAATCAATTACGCGGTAAAACAAATCGGGGCTTAAAGCCCCGATTCTGATTTAACTTACATCCAGTAAACGCAGATGTATAGACCGAGCCAGACAACGTCAACAAAGTGCCAGTACCAAGCGGCACCTTCAAAGGCAAAATGGTGCTCAGGGGTAAAGTCACCACGAATCAAGCGACGCAATACGATTGCCAACATGGTACCGCCTAAGAACACGTGGAAGCCATGGAAGCCCGTCAGCATGAAAAAGGTTGAGCCATAAACACCTGAGGTCAATTTCAGATTGAGCTCATGATAGGCATGGTAGTACTCAAAGGCTTGGAAGCACAAGAAAACAAAGCCGAGGCCTACTGTTGCTGCTAAGCCAACAATGGCTTGCTTCATATGATTCTTCACTAATGCGTGGTGCGCAAATGTGATGGTGACACCAGAACTCAACAATAATAGGGTGTTGATGGTGGGAATTGGCCAAGGACCCATCGTTTCGAATGGAGCAACCAAACCAGCAGGGCCATCATTAGGCCAAACTGCAGAGAAATTGGGCCAAATCAACTTGCTTTCAACATCGCCCATCCAAGGCATCGCGATATTTCTGGCATAGAACAGCGCAGCAAAGAAAGCGCCGAAGAACATGATTTCAGAGAAGATAAACCAGGCCATCGACCAACGATAGGAGACGTCCACATTCGCGCCATTTTTACCGGCATTAGACTCAGCAATCGTATCGCCAAACCAGTTATAGAGCACATACAAAACCCACACAATGCCAGCGATTGACAAGGGGCCGCCCCAAGCTGCGTGATTGACCCATCCGACCATGCCGAAGCCAAAACCGATCAGGCCAATCGCAGCCATCACCGGATGTCTAGATAGGCCGGGAACGAAATAATAAGGGGTTGAATTGGATGACATCTGATTCTCTCTATTCAATCAAAAAATTATTAATGGGATACCACTGCTCTCACAATTAACAAAAGGGTGCCCATGAAAACCAAAGCCCCAAGCACACCCGCAATGATAATGTGAACAAAACTTATTGAAGCAACATCATCTTGAAGGCCTGCTTTTTTGCGGACCCCCAAAAAAGCCCATAAAACTGCTTTCATGGACTTCAAAAAGCTACTCTTTTTCATATCGTCGCCTTTGATTTTGGTGTCGTCGCTCCGGGAGCTGCTGGAGGCACACCAACCTCAAAGAAGGTATATGACAAAGTAATGGTTTTGACATCGTCTGGTAACCCAGAGTCAATCACAAATACCACTGGCATTTTTCTAGTTTCGTTAGCGGCTAAGGTTTGCTGTTGAAAACAAAAACATTCCAGTTTGGTAAAAAATTCTGTGGCGATCTTTGGTGCATAGCTGGGAATGGCTTGGGCTTGCACTGCGCGATCTAATTTATTGGAGACCTCATACACAATTTCAGTCATCTCTCCTGGATGAACTTCCAAATAATTCTTCATCGGGTGAAAGCTAAACGGCCCCCGGCTGTTGGAGTCAAACTCAACAGTCACTTTACGTGAGTAATCCACTTGAGTGTTGCCTACTTTATTAGCGCTATAGGCTCTGACACCATAGTCATTCTTGCTAGTAACCACATTGATACCTGTTACTTCGCATAATGCTTTGTATAGGGGAACTAGCGCATACCCAAAACCAAACATCAACACGGAAGCGATTAAGAGCTTCAGCAAGATTTGGCGGTTGAGATTTTGAGAGATGGACATTGAGCAGCGTAGGTTTAACTTAAGAGGCTATGTTTAAGCACGATGCCAATGAAGAAAACAATAGCAATACTTAAAAGTACAAACCCCAACCGCCGGTTATTGGCAGCTGAGGTTTGTTGTTGAGCAGATTTAAATTCCTGCTTCATGCAATTGTTCAGCGTTTGGAGGAGTCTCAAAAGTATGATGAGGCGCTGGGGAAGGAACTGTCCACTCTAGGCCTTTTGCACCATCCCAAGGCTTCATTGGGGCCTTTTGACCATGGCCACGATAAGCAGGCAATGCTACGAAGAAAAGGAAGTAAACCTGGGACAAACCAAAACCAAACGCGCCAATTGAGGCAATCATATTGAAGTCCGCAAACTGGGTTGGATAGTCAGCGTAACGACGTGGCATACCTGCTAAACCTAAGAAGTGCATTGGGAAGAAGGTGATGTTGAAGAAAATCATGGAAGCCCAGAAGTGAATCTTGCCACGTGTTTCATTAGCCATCATGCCGGTCCACTTTGGACACCAGTAATAGAAACCAGCGAACATTGCAAATAAAGAACCTGCGACCAATACATAGTGGAAGTGAGCAACCACATAATAGGTATCTTGCAAGCCAATATCGATTGGCGCCATCGCCAATATTAAGCCAGTGAAACCGCCCATAGTAAATACAAAGATAAAGCCAACGGCCCACAACATTGGAGTTTCAAAGGTCATCGAACCCTTCCACATGGTTGCGACCCAGTTAAAAATCTTCACGCCAGTTGGTACGGCAATCAACATCGTGGCGTACATGAAGAAGAGTTGGCCTGTTACTGGCATGCCCGTTGCAAACATGTGGTGTGCCCATACGATGAAGGACAAGATCGCAATCGATGAAGTTGCATAAACCATCGAGCTGTAACCGAACAAGGTTTTTCTGGAGAAGGCTGGAACGATTTCACTAATGATTCCGAAAGCAGGAAGAATCATGATGTAAACCTCTGGGTGACCAAAGAACCAGAAAATGTGCTGGAACATAATGGGGTCACCACCGCCCACTGCGGAGAAGAATGAAGTGCCGAAGTGACGATCAGTCAAGACCATCGTAATCGCGCCCGCTAAGACAGGCATAACCGCAATCAACAAATAGGCAGTAATCAACCAAGTCCAGCAGAACATTGGCATCTTCATCAGCGTCATCCCTGGAGCACGCATATTCAAAATGGTGACAATGATGTTGATTGAACCCATGATGGAAGAAGCACCCAGCAAGTGGAGGGCAAAAATCGCCATATCCATACCGGGACCCATTTGCGAGGTCAATGGTGCGTAGATAGTCCAACCGCCTGCGGGAGCGCCGCCAGGAGCCAAGAAAGAACTCAATAGCAAAGTGGCTGCAACTGGCAGAATCCAGAAGCTGAAATTATTCATTCGAGCGAATGCCATATCAGATGCCCCAATTTGCAAAGGCACCATCCAGTTCGCAAAACCAACGAAGGCCGGCATGATAGCGCCGAACACCATCACCAATCCGTGCATGGTGGTTAACTGATTGAAGAACTCAGGGCGGAAGAATTGCAAGCCAGGCTGGAACAACTCCAAACGAATACCCAAAGCCATCGTTCCGCCAGCCAACAAGCTAACGAAAGAAAAAATTAAGTACATCGTGCCGATGTCTTTGTGGTTAGTAGCAAACAACCAGCGACGCCAACCATGTGGCGTGTGATCATCATGCGCATGATCATGTGCGTGATCGAGAGAGCCAGTAACTGTGTTCATGTTTACTCCGGTTTCGTTTTATCGGTATTTGTTTAAATGAATTATTTGTGTAAAGCAGCTACATCGGAAGTTTGGATGACTTCACCAGTGTGGTTGCTCCAGGCATTCCGCTCATAGGTAATCACAGCTGCGATATCGCCGTCAGAAAGTACACCGGCCCACTTAGGCATCGCGTTCTTGCCATTCAGCACCATTTGAATCTGATATGCCTTAGGACCGTTAACCACTTTGCTACCGTCCAGTGCTGGGAAAGAGCCTGCACCTTTGCCGTTAGGCTGATGGCATGCTGCGCAA
This genomic window contains:
- a CDS encoding DUF2970 domain-containing protein, producing MKKSSFLKSMKAVLWAFLGVRKKAGLQDDVASISFVHIIIAGVLGALVFMGTLLLIVRAVVSH
- a CDS encoding cytochrome c oxidase subunit 3, encoding MSSNSTPYYFVPGLSRHPVMAAIGLIGFGFGMVGWVNHAAWGGPLSIAGIVWVLYVLYNWFGDTIAESNAGKNGANVDVSYRWSMAWFIFSEIMFFGAFFAALFYARNIAMPWMGDVESKLIWPNFSAVWPNDGPAGLVAPFETMGPWPIPTINTLLLLSSGVTITFAHHALVKNHMKQAIVGLAATVGLGFVFLCFQAFEYYHAYHELNLKLTSGVYGSTFFMLTGFHGFHVFLGGTMLAIVLRRLIRGDFTPEHHFAFEGAAWYWHFVDVVWLGLYICVYWM
- a CDS encoding twin transmembrane helix small protein — translated: MKWIIPIVLLMIVGSLGSALYYMMKGKGSSPKMVYSLMFRIGLSLLLFIGILLAYYFGLIQPTGIRVGGN
- the cyoE gene encoding heme o synthase, whose protein sequence is MNTPHTHSVEQLPRWRQFWVLTKPRVTQLAVFCAVIGMFLATPGMVPTHILIGGIVGIWLLAGAAFAMNCLIEQAVDAKMKRTAWRPSATGEIAPFHIAIFSIVLGALGMFVLWNFTNPLTMWLTVATFVGYAVIYTWLLKPATPQNIVIGGLSGAMPPALGWAAVTNSVPAEAWLLVLIIFVWTPPHFWALALYRRDDYVQSGLPMLPVTHGERFTLLNILLYTLILIAATLLPYIYGMSGLVYLISALVLGLIFLAYVIALFVSYSDALAKKTFRFSITYLSLLFAALLIDHYFI
- a CDS encoding cytochrome oxidase small assembly protein; the encoded protein is MKQEFKSAQQQTSAANNRRLGFVLLSIAIVFFIGIVLKHSLLS
- a CDS encoding SCO family protein → MKRFSIRSLVMALITLALLACSAKPEFKNIDITGASGFGNDFSLLDVDGKTRTLADFKGKVVIMFFGYTQCPDVCPTTLTEMQQAMMLLGPQADKVQVLFVTVDPERDTAAILRQYVPSFDQRFMGLRPADDAALEKVTKDFKIYYKKVPGLSPGSYTIDHTAGSYAFDQNGHLRLYIKHAQGPETLAHDLKELLK
- a CDS encoding heme A synthase; the protein is MPTLALFSELAVIALIFAGIPVAYLWKKPGYSFFQKLNWLLVFMTFDLIIFGAFTRLSDSGLGCPDWPGCYGSSNPWHALGDIQLAEASMPSGPVTLLKAWIEMIHRYLAMTVGTLIIVQVILAWTKLKSFGKWPLIASLGLLVLVCIQGAFGAWTVTLKLQPIIVSTHLMLALCLLACLTLYAQQNWSRPSSVVVPLRQKPLSAWLVSLALIFLAMQIFLGAWVSTNYAVLACPDFPLCNGAWWPDTQWHEGFTFWRELGKNAIGDYISPEALQTIHWAHRLFAMVAILALATLGLSAHSVSKTAQPELYRLGSLLIGLLLLQLVTGISNVVFQWPLIAALLHTAGAAGLVFCLVRLSGWASWKTAIQIKMPKRS
- a CDS encoding cytochrome c oxidase assembly protein, translating into MSISQNLNRQILLKLLIASVLMFGFGYALVPLYKALCEVTGINVVTSKNDYGVRAYSANKVGNTQVDYSRKVTVEFDSNSRGPFSFHPMKNYLEVHPGEMTEIVYEVSNKLDRAVQAQAIPSYAPKIATEFFTKLECFCFQQQTLAANETRKMPVVFVIDSGLPDDVKTITLSYTFFEVGVPPAAPGATTPKSKATI
- the ctaD gene encoding cytochrome c oxidase subunit I; translated protein: MNTVTGSLDHAHDHAHDDHTPHGWRRWLFATNHKDIGTMYLIFSFVSLLAGGTMALGIRLELFQPGLQFFRPEFFNQLTTMHGLVMVFGAIMPAFVGFANWMVPLQIGASDMAFARMNNFSFWILPVAATLLLSSFLAPGGAPAGGWTIYAPLTSQMGPGMDMAIFALHLLGASSIMGSINIIVTILNMRAPGMTLMKMPMFCWTWLITAYLLIAVMPVLAGAITMVLTDRHFGTSFFSAVGGGDPIMFQHIFWFFGHPEVYIMILPAFGIISEIVPAFSRKTLFGYSSMVYATSSIAILSFIVWAHHMFATGMPVTGQLFFMYATMLIAVPTGVKIFNWVATMWKGSMTFETPMLWAVGFIFVFTMGGFTGLILAMAPIDIGLQDTYYVVAHFHYVLVAGSLFAMFAGFYYWCPKWTGMMANETRGKIHFWASMIFFNITFFPMHFLGLAGMPRRYADYPTQFADFNMIASIGAFGFGLSQVYFLFFVALPAYRGHGQKAPMKPWDGAKGLEWTVPSPAPHHTFETPPNAEQLHEAGI
- the rpoH gene encoding RNA polymerase sigma factor RpoH, with product MVEKKAYKPTTRAASAVLAASQPGGAMAFPTMPSLGVGTLDAYIAYVNRVPMLSAAEELHLAQEFRRTENVDAARTLVLSHLRLVVSVARQYLGYGIPHADLIQEGNVGLMKAVKRYDPSQGARLVSYAIHWIKAEIHEYILKNWRLVKVATTKAQRKLFFNLRSNKPTLATLKPSEVDALAKALDVSGEDVKEMEMRLAGGDITLEGDDRDEDSAYAPIQWLADSSQEPTAMLAAAETDNLQGPQLDKALMSLDERSRNIVQSRWLAMDADGHGTKTLHDLAAEYGISAERVRQIETSALKKMRALLQAQAA
- a CDS encoding SURF1 family protein, which translates into the protein MNIFSSLVTKRIVATLAALITIIICSSAGFWQLRRANEKIMLAANLVAKQAMPALQAGAQDWTLAETNQRRMVAQGIFILEEAIWLDNRPQPAPKDGEAAQAGFYVLMPLRLDSGRILWINRGWAPRNGLDRLKLPSVATPGKPVSVEGVVFANPGRVYQFGISNSDQSIQPRIQQNLDLEQEAKSHGWSQSPFILREIEHGQADGLLRQWAPLTTGVDRHYAYAFQWFALAVCAFLFWLISGIRQYRKLSGGMSE